A single Pseudochaenichthys georgianus chromosome 10, fPseGeo1.2, whole genome shotgun sequence DNA region contains:
- the LOC117453742 gene encoding uncharacterized protein translates to MIGQLAALILLSTMSLIGSAEDPHLISLAVVEVGGNFTFQCPVLDNEGKLLSLFKQSLGQMAQPVFNVIFGKLTVTEAFLDTRFTATKEDTHYLFTIRNVRKEDEATYFCLTGSTYSLSFGTGIFLAVKDQQRSVYVKQSPKTKSVQPGDSVTLQCSLLSKHKENADQCPGEHNVSWFRSGSGESHPSILYTHSEEQKERSCVFSLSKTIHKSSDTGTYYCAVATCGQILFGEGTTVETRVSETELNPVVLVLGVLLACCVTVIAFLIFYGYRRKCCQNCKGAVSPSHHLGPDMSTGGQSNDMDEEAKAVTYASVDFSTRKVKRGRRKEREIPKDYISSAREGLCGTMMGRLAALFLLRTLSLIQTAEVPHQISLTLVELGGNLTLTCSVFTNEAWMVYWYKLKFGYMFQTVAAGIFDKIQLQGQFNNSRFNITQRHTQNILNIRNVTKEDEATYFCQAGSVYKMEMIYGTLLVVNDHKNLKKSIYVKQSPKTESVQPGDSVTLQCSLLSKHKENAHQCPDEHKVYWFRSGSGESHPSILYTHSEEQKESSCVFSLSKTIHNSSDTGTYYCAVATCGQILFGEGTTVETRSNLDAVVLVLGALLACSLTLIAILAFYVNRGVCRHCKVATCTTRNPRANEAAVDESTDLDGDEEAVNYAALNYSTRKVKQKQELPQECVYSAVRANHTQHHAPV, encoded by the exons ATGATCGGTCAACTGGCTGCTTTGATTCTTCTTTCTACGATGT CTCTGATTGGATCGGCAGAGGATCCTCACCTGATCTCTTTGGCTGTGGTAGAAGTTGGTGGAAACTTTACTTTTCaatgtccagttttggataacgAAGGCAAACTACTTTCTCTGTTCAAGCAGTCTCTTGGACAAATGGCCCAGCCAGTCTTTAACGTGATTTTTGGCAAACTAACAGTTACTGAAGCTTTTTTAGACACACGGTTCACAGCAACAAAAGAGGATACTCATTATCTTTTCACAATCAGAAATGTCAGAAAAGAGGACGAAGCAACATATTTCTGTCTCACTGGATCGACGTATTCACTGAGTTTTGGAACTGGCATCTTCTTGGCTGTGAAAG ATCAGCAGAGATCTGTCTACGTGAAGCAAAGTCCGAAGACCAAGTCAGTCCAGCCCGGCGACTCAGTGACTCTCCAGTGTTCACTCCTCTCCAAACACAAAGAAAACGCAGATCAGtgtccaggtgaacacaatgttTCCTGGTTCAGATCTGGATCAGGAGAATCCCATCCAAGCATCCTTTACACTCACAGTGAGGAACAAAAGGAACGCAGTTGTGTCTTCAGTCTGTCCAAAACTATACACAAGTCCTCTGATACCGGGACGTATTACTGTGCTGTGGCTACATGTGGACAGATCCTGTTTGGAGAAGGAACTACAGTGGAGACAA GAGTTTCAGAAACAGAACTGAACCCAGTTGTCCTTGTGCTTGGAGTGCTGTTGGCCTGCTGTGTGACTGTGATTGCCTTTCTTATTTTCTATGGATACCGAAGAAAATGTTGCCAAAATTGCAAAG GAGCAGTGAGTCCTTCCCATCATCTTGGACCCGACATGTCAACTGGGGGTCAATCAAATGACATG GATGAAGAAGCGAAGGCAGTGACTTATGCATCAGTGGATTTCTCAACAAGGAAAGTGAAAAGAGGACGGAGAAAGGAGAGAGAAATTCCAAAAGATT ACATCAGCAGTGCAAGGGAAGGGCTCTGTGGCACAATGATGGGAAGACTGGCTGCTCTGTTTCTTCTAAGGACATTGT CCCTGATTCAAACTGCAGAGGTTCCTCACCAGATCTCTTTGACTCTGGTGGAACTTGGTGGTAATTTGACTCTGACATGTTCAGTCTTTACAAATGAAGCCTGGATGGTTTACTGGTATAAGCTGAAGTTTGGATATATGTTTCAAACAGTTGCGGCAGGAATTTTTGACAAAATACAACTTCAAGGACAATTTAACAACTCAAGATTCAACATCACACAACGGCATACTCAGAATATTTTAAACATCAGAAATGTCACAAAAGAAGATGAAGCAACGTACTTCTGTCAAGCAGGGTCGGTATACaaaatggaaatgatttacGGCACACTTTTAGTTGTGAATG ATCATAAAAATCTGAAGAAATCTATCTACGTGAAACAAAGTCCGAAGACTGAGTCAGTCCAGCCCGGCGACTCAGTGACTCTCCAGTGTTCACTCCTCTCCAAACACAAAGAAAACGCACATCAGTGTCCAGACGAACACAAAGTGTACTGGTTCAGATCTGGATCAGGAGAATCCCATCCAAGCATCCTTTACACTCACAGTGAGGAACAAAAGGAAAGCAGTTGTGTCTTCAGTCTGTCCAAAACTATACACAACTCCTCTGATACCGGGACGTATTACTGTGCTGTGGCTACATGTGGACAGATCCTGTTTGGAGAAGGAACTACAGTGGAGACAA GATCAAACCTGGACGCAGTTGTCCTCGTACTTGGAGCACTGTTGGCCTGCTCTTTGACTTTAATCGCCATCCTTGCTTTCTACGTAAATCGAGGAGTTTGTCGACACTGCAAAG TAGCAACGTGTACCACCCGTAATCCTAGAGCCAACGAGGCGGCAGTGGATGAATCAACTGACCTG GATGGAGACGAAGAGGCGGTAAACTATGCAGCACTGAATTACTCCACAAGAAAAGTGAAGCAAAAGCAAGAGTTACCACAGGAGTGTGTGTACTCCGCTGTGAGAGCAAACCACACACAGCACCACGCGCCCGTGTGA
- the LOC117453743 gene encoding uncharacterized protein — MLIIVYLLLMLGVGRCTHDQILETNTVGVGDDVTLTCSREKSLDPTYMFWIRHGPGNVPEVLGGTLSFDYDGVNKTTRITAKQGPGTFLLQIRKTEPSDTGVYYCLKVNKLDMTFLNATFLRVKGPEPDITAIIHGHQSDPVLPGDSVTLQCAVLSESQSRTCPGETRVYWFRAGSDESHPSLIYTHKNSGDDCENSPEASSPRKCIYNFSKNFRSSDAGTYYCAVATCGEILFGNGTKLDIEAPTLWDQQAIVVLLLLAAALAISLIVIVFLIYTMKMKTCDCCNASLSLQTNPVPASGDQQRQQREEDSVTYSAPTFTKRKTGRADRKNKKSAEGETIYTDVRSLVMD; from the exons ATGCTGATCATAGTTTATTTACTGCTGATGCTTGGAGTGGGGC GATGCACACACGATCAGATCTTGGAGACAAACACTGTTGGTGTTGGGGATGATGTGACTTTGACTTGTTCACGCGAGAAATCCTTGGATCCAACATACATGTTCTGGATCAGGCATGGTCCTGGAAACGTCCCTGAAGTCTTGGGAGGAACATTATCTTTTGATTATGATGGTGTTAACAAGACTACTCGCATTACAGCAAAACAAGGGCCTGGAACCTTTCTCCTGCAAATAAGAAAAACAGAGCCAAGCGATACTGGAGTTTACTACTGCCTAAAAGTAAACAAACTTGACATGACATTTTTGAATGCAACATTTCTGAGAGTTAAAG GCCCTGAACCAGATATCACTGCCATTATTCATGGCCATCAGTCTGATCCGGTCCTTCCAGGAGACTCGGTGACTCTGCAGTGTGCAGTCCTCTCTGAATCTCAGAGCAGAACTTGTCCAGGAGAAACCAGAGTGTACTGGTTCAGAGCCGGATCAGATGAATCTCATCCCAGTCTCATTTACACCCATAAAAACAGCGGAGATGATTGTGAGAATAGTCCTGAGGCTAGCTCTCCACGGAAATGTATCTACAACTTCTCTAAAAACTTCCGCTCCTCTGATGCTGGGACTTATTACTGTGCTGTGGCCACATGTGGGGAGATATTATTTGGAAATGGAACAAAACTGGACATTGAAG CACCTACGTTGTGGGATCAGCAGGCCATCGTAGTTCTGCTTCTGTTAGCTGCTGCTTTGGCTATAAGTCTGATTGTTATCGTCTTCCTGATTTATACGATGAAGATGAAAACTTGTGATTGTTGCAACG CTTCTCTTTCTCTGCAAACAAATCCCGTACCAGCCAGCGGTGATCAGCAGAGGCAGCAG agAGAGGAGGACTCAGTAACTTATTCTGCACCAACTTTCACGAAGAGGAAAACTGGCAGAGCAGACAGGAAGAATAAAAAATCAGCAGAGGGAGAGACGATCTACACCGATGTCAGGTCTTTAGTGATGGACTAA
- the LOC117453744 gene encoding uncharacterized protein: MLLLWATLLFLHQGYTLVPVTTVPLDESVTFTCALPTIEFSSRKLYWFKQNAGETLTLIVTLLGFTKLEFAPETSDSRLEVKRHNKLSTLTIRRTIPEDEGMYHCLISELYENPVWSGTHLLLKGNTQRTSNYSVQWPTLSDPAPPGNSMTLQCSVLSDSENKTCLGNISVFWFRAGSDKSRPSIIYTDGRRQEECEKLPDTQKSCVYHFSKNFSSSDAGTYYCAAATCGEILFGDVTKLKIERNASSEVIALAIAILCLVVSIIGNITLFCRRTSRAGCSRCKGNENVALHSRHDNSSQPVQDITEGGHDLNYAAVHFSGRKATRGGKKRGMENEESVYSQVKC; encoded by the exons ATGTTGCTGTTATGGGCAACACTGCTTTTTCTTCATCAAGGAT atacgCTGGTTCCAGTGACTACAGTTCCTCTTGATGAATCTGTGACCTTCACGTGTGCTCTGCCTACTATTGAGTTTAGCAGTAGAAAGCTCTACTGGTTCAAACAAAATGCTGGAGAGACTCTGACATTAATTGTGACACTGCTCGGATTTACAAAACTTGAGTTTGCACCAGAGACTTCTGACTCAAGATTGGAGGTAAAACGCCATAACAAGTTAAGCACCCTCACAATTCGGAGGACAATCCCAGAAGATGAAGGAATGTATCACTGCTTAATCTCAGAGCTTTATGAAAATCCTGTATGGAGTGGGACACATTTGTtactaaaag GAAACACTCAGAGGACTTCAAACTATTCGGTTCAGTGGCCGACATTATCTGATCCAGCTCCTCCAGGAAACTCGATGACCCTTCAGTGTTCGGTCCTCTCTGACTCTGAGAATAAAACATGTCTAGGAAACATCAGTGTGTTCTGGTTCAGAGCCGGTTCTGATAAATCTCGTCCTAGCATCATCTACACTGATGGAAGAAGACAAGAGGAATGTGAGAAGTTGCCGGACACTCAGAAGAGTTGTGTTTATCACTTCTCAAAGAACTTCAGCTCATCTGATGCCGGGACTTACTACTGTGCTGCGGCTACATGTGGAGAGATATTATTTGGAGATGTAACAAAACTGAAAATTG AGCGAAATGCAAGCTCTGAAGTTATAGCGCTGGCGATAGCAATACTCTGCTTGGTCGTTTCTATCATTGGAAACATTACTTTATTCTGCCGCCGGACTTCAAGAGCAGGTTGTTCACGATGTAAAG GAAATGAAAACGTCGCTTTGCATTCGAGACATGACAACTCAAGCCAACCTGTGCAGGATATT ACTGAAGGTGGACATGATCTGAACTATGCTGCGGTGCATTTCTCTGGAAGGAAGGCTACAAGAGGAGGAAAGAAGAGAGGGATGGAGAATGAAGAAAGTGTGTACTCTCAAGTTAAATGCTGA
- the LOC117453746 gene encoding uncharacterized protein, with protein MRIIFYLLLMLAVGRCTKKKKIETKTVGVGVSVELTCPRKSTGSLFWIRIVSGDFPEVLGKTFSLKINDRITATEERELFVLHIKEAKLSDAAVYYCIQISQQNIIFMTQTDLRVKEPESTAVSPTDPVRPGDSMTLQCSILSDSENKTRPEEQNLCCFKAFNQSLNNTRGNGVEVHEKEPGGPSKKKCVYSFYKTCHCDVAACEDIISGNRSELNTTDLMLNQQKNNTIISLLGAALAICVIVNAFLIYAIMTLKRKSCGVCNTAVTLHTNERTAGKNQRGQETDDDALIYSAPTFIRRKSSKGTGGAKAMKEECIYTDARALGLA; from the exons ATGAGGATCATATTTTATTTACTGCTGATGCTAGCAGTGGGAC gatgcacaaaaaaaaaaaaaattgagacAAAGACTGTTGGTGTTGGAGTTTCTGTGGAGCTGACATGTCCCCGCAAGTCTACGGGAAGCTTGTTTTGGATCAGGATTGTTTCTGGAGACTTTCCTGAAGTTTTAGGAAAGACATTTAGCCTTAAGATTAATGATCGCATCACAGCTACAGAAGAGCGTGAACTATTTGTTCTACATATTAAAGAAGCAAAGCTAAGTGATGCTGCGGTCTACTACTGTATTCAAATAAGCCAACAGAACATCATATTCATGACACAAACTGACCTAAGAGTTAAAG AACCTGAAAGCACTGCAGTTTCTCCAACTGATCCAGTCCGTCCTGGAGACTCTATGACTCTGCAGTGTTCAATACTCTCCGACTCCGAGAACAAAACACGACCAGAAGAACAAAATCTGTGTTGTTTCAAGGCTTTTAATCAAAGTTTGAATAATACTCGAGGAAACGGTGTTGAAGTACATGAAAAGGAACCAGGTGGACCctcaaaaaagaaatgtgtctacaGCTTCTACAAGACATGTCACTGCGATGTGGCCGCATGTGAGGACATCATTTCTGGAAATAGATCAGAACTCAACACTACAG ACTTGATGTTGAATCAGCAGAAGAACAATACCATCATCTCTCTGTTAGGTGCTGCTTTGGCTATATGTGTGATTGTTAATGCCTTTCTCATTTATGCAATCATGACACTGAAGCGGAAATCCTGTGGTGTTTGCAACA CTGCTGTTACTCTGCATACAAATGAAAGAACAGCCGGTAAAAATCAGCGAGGTCAGGAG ACAGATGATGACGCGTTGATTTATTCTGCACCAACCTTCATCAGAAGGAAATCTAGCAAAGGGACTGGGGGTGCAAAAGCAATGAAAGAAGAGTGTATCTACACTGATGCCCGGGCTCTTGGGTTGGCTTGA